Proteins from a genomic interval of Micromonospora sp. NBC_00389:
- a CDS encoding DUF5667 domain-containing protein, whose protein sequence is MDNILFSRRRAERFAQLLDEANGGRRHHVRSRADGQLAPLVAVGQRLSVDPPAVEVNPDFRTGLRAMLLATAEREGLGTPAAVEPAATRPAAATRGSLLPAVTARRARARGAILIGIAAGAIAVSGISAASENAVPGDALYGMKRSTERAQLALASSDISRGQLFLDFARTRLGEAAELRGDRIGYSAVLDDMDADTRQGVRLLTAAAVQRAEPASLDTVNTFVTGQRRAVGNLVDGATRADRERTRRSLELLDSVRERSDGLRAAIGCGLPAPTGSDALGPVPTACPGTR, encoded by the coding sequence GTGGACAACATCCTCTTCTCCCGCCGGCGCGCCGAGCGCTTCGCGCAGCTTCTCGACGAGGCCAACGGCGGCCGGCGACACCATGTCCGGTCCCGGGCCGACGGCCAGCTCGCGCCGCTCGTCGCAGTGGGCCAACGGCTCAGCGTCGACCCTCCGGCGGTCGAGGTGAACCCCGACTTCCGCACCGGCCTGCGGGCGATGCTGCTCGCCACCGCCGAACGGGAAGGGCTGGGCACCCCGGCGGCTGTCGAACCGGCCGCCACGCGTCCCGCCGCCGCCACCCGTGGCTCGCTGCTGCCGGCGGTGACCGCCCGTCGGGCCCGCGCCCGCGGCGCGATCCTGATCGGCATCGCCGCTGGCGCCATCGCCGTCTCCGGCATCTCGGCCGCCAGCGAGAACGCGGTCCCCGGCGACGCGCTGTACGGCATGAAGCGCTCGACCGAGCGCGCCCAACTCGCCCTGGCCAGCTCGGACATCAGCCGTGGCCAGCTCTTCCTGGACTTCGCCCGGACCCGGCTCGGCGAGGCCGCCGAGCTACGCGGTGACCGGATCGGTTACAGCGCGGTCCTCGACGACATGGACGCCGACACCCGGCAGGGTGTCCGCCTGCTCACCGCCGCGGCGGTGCAGCGGGCCGAGCCGGCGAGCCTGGACACCGTCAACACCTTCGTCACCGGCCAGCGCCGGGCGGTGGGCAACCTGGTCGACGGGGCCACCCGGGCCGACCGGGAGCGGACGCGGCGGTCGCTGGAGCTGCTGGACAGCGTCCGGGAGCGCTCGGACGGGCTGCGCGCGGCGATCGGCTGCGGCCTGCCGGCGCCGACCGGCAGTGATGCCCTCGGGCCTGTCCCGACCGCCTGCCCCGGCACCCGCTGA
- a CDS encoding HAD family hydrolase — protein sequence MARSRKVTVSTDAHGHTAGWVETELAPATGPAPDPTAAAFFDVDNTMMQGASIYWFARGLASRNYFTTADLARFAWQQLRFRLLAREHAGDMSQAKEAALAFVEGWRVDDVERLTEEIFDELMAPRIWAGTHRLAQGHLDAGQRVWLVSAAPVEIGRVIAARLGLTGAIGTVAEVLDGAYTGRLVGDLMHGPAKAEAVTQLAAVEGLDLSLCSAYSDSANDLPLLSAVGRAVAVNPDGTLLRQARQHGWEVRDFRTGRRAVKIAVPSTAAAGLVAGAVTAGLALQRRRRTG from the coding sequence GTGGCGCGTAGCCGCAAGGTGACGGTCAGCACCGACGCCCATGGTCATACCGCCGGTTGGGTGGAGACCGAGCTGGCTCCGGCGACCGGACCCGCACCGGACCCGACCGCCGCGGCCTTCTTCGACGTGGACAACACGATGATGCAGGGCGCGTCGATCTACTGGTTCGCGCGCGGGCTCGCCTCCCGGAACTACTTCACCACCGCCGACCTGGCCCGGTTCGCCTGGCAGCAGCTCCGGTTCCGGCTGCTCGCCCGGGAGCACGCCGGTGACATGTCCCAGGCCAAGGAGGCCGCGTTGGCCTTCGTCGAGGGCTGGCGGGTGGACGACGTGGAGCGCCTCACGGAGGAGATCTTCGACGAGCTGATGGCTCCCCGGATCTGGGCCGGCACCCACCGGCTCGCCCAGGGCCACCTGGACGCCGGTCAGCGGGTCTGGCTGGTCAGCGCCGCCCCGGTGGAGATCGGCCGCGTGATCGCCGCTCGGCTCGGCCTGACCGGCGCGATCGGCACGGTGGCCGAGGTGCTGGACGGGGCGTACACCGGACGGCTGGTGGGCGACCTGATGCACGGGCCGGCGAAGGCCGAGGCGGTCACCCAGCTCGCCGCCGTGGAGGGGTTGGACCTGAGTCTCTGCTCGGCGTACAGCGACTCGGCAAACGACCTGCCGCTGCTCTCCGCCGTGGGCCGGGCGGTGGCGGTCAACCCGGACGGCACCCTGCTGCGGCAGGCCCGGCAGCACGGCTGGGAGGTGCGGGACTTCCGCACCGGCCGCCGGGCGGTCAAGATCGCCGTACCGTCGACCGCGGCGGCCGGCCTGGTCGCCGGGGCGGTGACCGCCGGCCTGGCGCTGCAGCGCCGCCGTCGCACCGGCTGA
- a CDS encoding lysophospholipid acyltransferase family protein, whose amino-acid sequence MPDRPGDHWDRRVANGLAFLRRRLSGDYEVDEFGFDPELTDAVFHPLLRLLYRDWFRTEVSGVEHVPVDGPALVVGNHSGTVALDALILSAALHDKHPAHRYLRLLGADLVFRMPVVSEIARKTGGTVACNPDAERLLGGGDLVGVFPEGFKGIGKLYSDRYKLQRFGRGGFVSAALRTGTPIVPVAIVGGEEIYPMLADIKPLARLLKLPYFPVTPTFPWLGPLGMVPLPSKWLIQFCPPIPTAHLTDSADDPLVVFNLADQVRETIQQTLHTLLERRPDPFGP is encoded by the coding sequence GTGCCGGACCGGCCGGGGGACCACTGGGACCGCAGGGTCGCGAACGGGCTGGCGTTCCTGCGTCGGAGGCTGTCCGGCGACTACGAGGTCGACGAGTTCGGTTTCGACCCGGAGTTGACCGACGCGGTCTTCCACCCGCTGCTGCGGCTGCTCTACCGGGACTGGTTCCGCACCGAGGTCAGCGGGGTGGAGCACGTACCCGTGGACGGGCCCGCCCTGGTGGTCGGCAACCACTCGGGCACGGTGGCACTGGACGCGTTGATCCTCTCGGCGGCGCTGCACGACAAGCACCCCGCCCACCGCTACCTGCGCCTGCTCGGCGCCGACCTGGTCTTCCGGATGCCGGTGGTGTCGGAGATCGCCCGCAAGACCGGCGGCACGGTGGCCTGCAACCCGGACGCCGAGCGGCTGCTCGGCGGCGGCGACCTGGTCGGTGTGTTCCCCGAGGGTTTCAAGGGCATCGGGAAGCTCTACTCCGACCGGTACAAGCTGCAACGCTTCGGCCGAGGAGGGTTCGTCTCGGCGGCGCTGCGCACCGGCACCCCGATCGTGCCGGTCGCCATCGTCGGCGGCGAGGAGATCTACCCGATGCTCGCCGACATCAAGCCCCTCGCGCGGCTGCTCAAGCTGCCGTACTTTCCGGTCACGCCGACCTTCCCGTGGCTCGGGCCACTGGGCATGGTGCCGCTGCCCAGCAAGTGGCTGATCCAGTTCTGCCCGCCGATCCCCACCGCGCACCTGACCGACTCGGCGGACGACCCGCTGGTGGTCTTCAACCTCGCCGACCAGGTGCGGGAGACCATCCAGCAGACCCTGCACACGCTGCTGGAGCGGCGTCCCGACCCGTTCGGCCCCTGA
- a CDS encoding NAD-dependent epimerase/dehydratase family protein, whose amino-acid sequence MTPGSTSGAPGVVVVTGVSRYLGAHVAARLAADPRIERVIGVDAPEPGAEFTDLLDRVERIRVDAGSIGGLLADLDVDAVVHLALVSAPDPQHGGRSAMKDQNVIGTMQLLAACQRAPRLRKLVVRSSTAAYGVSFRDPAVFTEETEPREVPRGGFGRDILDVEGYVRGFRRRRSDVTATVLRFAPFIGSTADTTLTRYFSQPLVPTVFGRDPRLQFLHFDDALEVLHRSIVEDHPGTYNVAGPGVLSLSQAIRRAGRVAVPVLEPGLSGAAALARSMGFGRYGLDQVDLFVHGRVVDTSRLEQEYGFTPRSTAAAFDDFIRAHHGGVVVTRSQLATAEQLVLDGIRQVRSAVRERS is encoded by the coding sequence ATGACCCCCGGCAGCACCTCAGGTGCTCCGGGGGTTGTCGTCGTCACCGGGGTCAGCCGCTACCTGGGCGCCCACGTGGCGGCCCGGCTGGCCGCCGACCCGCGTATCGAGCGGGTCATCGGAGTGGACGCGCCGGAGCCCGGCGCCGAGTTCACCGACCTGCTGGACCGGGTCGAACGGATCCGCGTCGACGCCGGCTCGATCGGCGGGCTGCTCGCCGATCTGGACGTCGACGCGGTGGTGCACCTCGCGCTGGTCAGCGCTCCCGACCCGCAGCACGGTGGCCGGTCGGCGATGAAGGACCAGAACGTCATCGGCACCATGCAACTGCTCGCTGCCTGCCAACGGGCACCCCGACTGCGCAAGCTCGTGGTCCGCTCGTCCACCGCCGCGTACGGCGTGTCGTTCCGGGACCCGGCGGTGTTCACCGAGGAGACCGAGCCGCGCGAGGTGCCCCGCGGCGGCTTCGGCCGCGACATCCTCGACGTCGAGGGGTACGTCCGCGGTTTCCGGCGCCGCCGGTCCGACGTCACCGCGACGGTGCTGCGCTTCGCCCCGTTCATCGGCTCGACCGCCGACACGACGTTGACCCGCTACTTCTCGCAGCCGCTGGTGCCCACCGTCTTCGGCCGTGACCCTCGGTTGCAGTTCCTGCACTTCGACGACGCGTTGGAGGTGCTGCACCGGTCGATCGTGGAGGACCACCCGGGCACGTACAACGTCGCCGGCCCGGGGGTGCTGTCGCTGTCCCAGGCGATCCGGCGGGCCGGTCGGGTGGCCGTGCCGGTGCTGGAGCCGGGCCTCTCCGGCGCCGCCGCGCTGGCCCGCAGCATGGGCTTCGGCCGCTACGGCCTGGACCAGGTCGACCTCTTCGTGCACGGCCGCGTGGTCGACACCAGCCGGCTGGAGCAGGAGTACGGCTTCACGCCCCGCTCCACCGCCGCGGCCTTCGACGACTTCATCCGCGCCCACCACGGCGGTGTCGTGGTCACCCGGAGCCAGTTGGCCACCGCCGAGCAACTCGTCCTGGACGGCATCCGGCAGGTCCGCTCCGCAGTGCGGGAGCGGTCGTGA
- a CDS encoding 30S ribosomal protein bS22, with amino-acid sequence MGSVVKKRRKRMAKKKHRKLLRKTRVQRRRLGK; translated from the coding sequence ATGGGCTCGGTGGTCAAGAAGCGCCGCAAGCGCATGGCTAAGAAGAAGCACCGCAAGCTGCTGCGCAAGACCCGCGTCCAGCGTCGCCGTCTCGGCAAGTGA
- a CDS encoding helix-turn-helix domain-containing protein: protein MAGSQSDGRLSEVKFLTVAEVATVMRVSKMTVYRLVHSGELTAVRVGRSFRVPEHAVHEYLRGAFQETA, encoded by the coding sequence ATGGCCGGGTCGCAGTCCGACGGACGGCTGTCGGAGGTCAAGTTCCTGACCGTCGCCGAGGTGGCAACGGTCATGCGGGTGTCGAAGATGACGGTCTATCGCCTGGTGCACAGCGGTGAGCTCACCGCTGTCCGGGTTGGCCGGTCATTCCGGGTGCCCGAGCACGCGGTGCACGAATATCTGCGGGGTGCTTTTCAGGAGACCGCCTGA
- a CDS encoding ABC transporter permease: MRVAEAWRVALDALRANRLRSALTMLGVIIGVASVVLLVAIGTGTKQKVEQQVEGLGSNLLLVVPGRIEVGNAPVVSPLTLKDADAVSRVVGDPERVAVTVASGATARAGARSDFTTVQGVLETTPAVFTRSLARGRYLTGTDVDTSRRVAVLGDSVARALFPDRDPLGQQVTLAGVRFRVIGIFAPLGQSLGVDRDDEVHVPVTAAQRLWGTQRVDGIAVKAPDRERIDELGERIVAELSRRHPDTEFSAVTQQQILGVLGDILGVLTGVLAAIAGISLLVGGVGVSNIMLVSVQERTREIGLRKAVGARPRDIGVQFLLEAVLLTTIGGLTGMALGVGTALLVDALSPIPAAITWWSLALAFGVSAVVGIVFGVVPAQRAGRLDPVVALRAE, encoded by the coding sequence GTGAGGGTCGCCGAGGCATGGCGGGTGGCACTGGACGCCTTACGGGCCAACCGGTTGCGCAGCGCGCTGACCATGCTCGGGGTGATCATCGGGGTGGCCTCGGTGGTGCTGCTGGTGGCCATCGGCACCGGAACCAAGCAGAAGGTGGAGCAGCAGGTCGAGGGGCTCGGCTCCAATCTGCTGCTGGTCGTCCCCGGCAGGATCGAGGTGGGCAACGCGCCGGTGGTCTCGCCGCTGACGCTCAAGGACGCGGACGCGGTCTCCCGGGTGGTCGGCGACCCCGAGCGGGTGGCGGTCACCGTCGCCTCCGGGGCGACCGCACGGGCCGGTGCCCGGTCCGACTTCACCACCGTGCAGGGCGTGCTGGAGACCACCCCGGCGGTGTTCACCCGGTCGCTGGCCCGAGGCCGCTACCTCACCGGCACGGACGTGGACACCAGCCGACGGGTGGCGGTGCTCGGCGACTCGGTGGCCCGCGCGCTCTTCCCCGACCGGGACCCACTCGGGCAGCAGGTGACGCTGGCCGGCGTTCGGTTCCGGGTGATCGGCATCTTCGCGCCGCTCGGGCAGAGCCTCGGCGTCGACCGGGACGACGAGGTGCACGTGCCGGTGACCGCCGCGCAACGGCTCTGGGGCACTCAGCGGGTGGACGGCATCGCGGTGAAGGCGCCGGACCGGGAACGGATCGACGAGCTGGGCGAGCGGATCGTCGCCGAGTTGAGCCGCCGCCACCCGGACACCGAGTTCAGCGCGGTGACCCAGCAGCAGATCCTCGGCGTGCTCGGCGACATCCTCGGTGTGCTCACCGGCGTGCTGGCCGCCATCGCCGGCATCTCGCTGCTCGTCGGCGGGGTCGGCGTCTCCAACATCATGCTGGTCAGCGTCCAGGAGCGGACCCGGGAGATCGGGTTGCGCAAGGCCGTCGGCGCCCGCCCCCGCGACATCGGGGTGCAGTTTCTGCTGGAGGCGGTGCTGCTCACCACGATCGGTGGGCTGACCGGGATGGCGCTCGGCGTGGGTACCGCGCTGCTGGTGGACGCGTTGTCACCGATCCCGGCGGCGATCACCTGGTGGTCGTTGGCGCTCGCCTTCGGCGTATCGGCGGTGGTGGGCATCGTCTTCGGCGTGGTTCCCGCGCAGCGCGCCGGCCGACTCGACCCGGTGGTCGCGCTGCGCGCCGAGTGA
- a CDS encoding ABC transporter ATP-binding protein: protein MTRSPPAIEAVDVSRTYQLDGVSVEALRGVSLVVQPGDHVALVGPSGSGKSTLMHLLGGLDRPSGGRLVIGGRDVSALSPPEMATLRNETIGFVFQAFHLLPRTSAVENVALPLVYRGVPARRRRERAAAMLGRVGLGHRLDHRPNQMSGGEQQRVAIARALVTEPTVLLADEPTGNLDSVTGAAVLEQLNIESGVALVMVTHDQEVAARARRRITMRDGVVVADSATGDDPAALHDRPPSVDHGRPATLVSAPSAEPRSASGSGPGHPSGGSGGAAGATGRLPDPPGVGSGTGHAGEATGGGSGS, encoded by the coding sequence GTGACCAGATCCCCGCCCGCGATCGAGGCGGTGGACGTATCCCGGACGTACCAACTGGACGGGGTGTCCGTCGAGGCGCTGCGCGGGGTGTCGCTGGTCGTGCAGCCGGGTGACCATGTGGCGCTGGTCGGGCCGTCCGGCTCGGGAAAGTCCACCCTCATGCACCTGCTCGGCGGGCTCGACCGGCCCAGCGGCGGCCGGCTGGTGATCGGCGGGCGGGACGTCAGCGCCCTCTCGCCGCCGGAGATGGCCACCCTGCGCAACGAGACGATCGGCTTCGTCTTCCAGGCGTTCCACCTGCTGCCGCGGACCTCGGCGGTGGAGAACGTGGCGTTGCCGCTGGTCTACCGCGGCGTACCGGCCCGGCGGCGTCGGGAGCGGGCGGCGGCGATGCTCGGCCGGGTCGGCCTCGGGCACCGGCTGGACCACCGGCCCAACCAGATGTCCGGCGGCGAGCAGCAGCGGGTGGCCATCGCCCGCGCTCTGGTCACCGAGCCAACGGTGCTGCTGGCCGACGAGCCCACCGGCAACCTGGACAGCGTCACCGGCGCGGCGGTGCTGGAGCAGCTGAACATCGAGTCCGGTGTGGCGCTGGTGATGGTCACCCACGATCAGGAGGTGGCCGCCCGGGCCCGTCGCCGGATCACCATGCGCGACGGCGTGGTGGTGGCGGACAGCGCCACCGGTGACGACCCGGCCGCCCTTCATGATCGACCGCCGTCCGTTGATCACGGTCGACCTGCGACACTGGTCTCCGCTCCCAGCGCGGAGCCTCGGTCCGCGTCCGGAAGCGGGCCGGGGCACCCGTCCGGTGGCTCCGGCGGCGCCGCCGGAGCCACCGGACGCCTTCCGGATCCGCCCGGCGTAGGCAGCGGGACCGGTCACGCCGGCGAGGCGACCGGCGGCGGGAGTGGGTCGTGA
- a CDS encoding efflux RND transporter periplasmic adaptor subunit, whose amino-acid sequence MRRTHSPRPVSLTRPRLLTALTALTVLAATTAASCDDDQPPVALASAARSPVTEVIDAPATVTARAAATLTAPADGTLSSLRVQPGQRVTRGQVLAVVASPSAQDRLRQAREALAAAKRAGRGVSTGDLTGSRRGTDKAADEAFDAARKAAEKIADPQLRDALLTQVTSAQRQYAAAARSADQAVRAVQRGISGLNSAVGALSAAQRLQAQQAYDLAKATVDALTLRAPIAGVVQPGGTRAGGGSSGGLAGLLEQAGGAQAAGIDPSVLAPGQGGPPAGVDDAVAVGGQVTAGTPVLTVVDTGQLGLLAEVDETDVLLVKSGVTATVELDAVPGASYDATVRSVDVLPTNSAQGGVTYRVRLALGAGKLAEDDPAPAPRPGMNAIVHLRVREAADAVTVPASAVFSADGRDAVWVVRDGKADRAAVTVGVQGADLVQILNGVQAGDRIVVRGTDQVRDGQEVR is encoded by the coding sequence GTGCGCCGCACCCACTCGCCGCGGCCCGTCAGCCTCACGCGGCCCCGCCTGCTCACCGCCCTGACCGCCCTCACCGTCCTCGCCGCCACCACGGCCGCCTCGTGCGACGACGACCAGCCGCCCGTCGCGCTCGCCTCGGCGGCCCGCAGCCCCGTCACCGAGGTGATCGACGCGCCGGCGACGGTGACCGCCCGGGCCGCCGCCACCCTGACCGCTCCCGCCGACGGCACCCTGTCCAGCCTGCGGGTTCAGCCTGGACAGCGGGTCACGCGTGGTCAGGTGCTCGCCGTGGTCGCCTCCCCGTCGGCACAGGATCGGCTGCGCCAGGCCCGGGAGGCGCTGGCCGCCGCCAAGCGCGCCGGCCGGGGCGTCTCCACCGGCGACCTGACCGGCAGCCGGCGCGGCACCGACAAGGCAGCCGACGAGGCGTTCGACGCCGCCCGGAAGGCCGCCGAGAAGATCGCCGACCCGCAGCTGCGGGATGCGCTGCTGACCCAGGTGACCTCCGCCCAGCGGCAGTACGCCGCCGCCGCGCGCAGCGCCGACCAGGCCGTCCGGGCGGTGCAGCGGGGGATCAGCGGGCTGAACTCCGCCGTCGGCGCGCTCTCCGCCGCGCAACGGCTCCAGGCCCAGCAGGCGTACGACCTGGCGAAGGCGACCGTCGACGCGCTGACCCTGCGCGCCCCGATCGCCGGGGTGGTGCAGCCGGGCGGCACCCGGGCCGGCGGCGGATCGAGCGGTGGTCTGGCCGGGCTGCTGGAGCAGGCCGGCGGCGCTCAGGCGGCGGGGATCGACCCGTCGGTGCTGGCCCCCGGCCAGGGCGGGCCGCCCGCCGGGGTGGACGACGCGGTCGCGGTCGGTGGCCAGGTCACCGCCGGCACGCCGGTGCTCACCGTGGTGGACACCGGGCAGCTGGGGCTGCTCGCCGAGGTGGACGAGACCGACGTGCTGCTGGTCAAGAGCGGCGTGACCGCCACGGTCGAGCTGGACGCGGTGCCCGGTGCCAGCTACGACGCCACGGTCCGCTCGGTCGACGTGCTCCCCACCAACTCCGCGCAGGGTGGAGTCACCTACCGGGTACGTCTGGCGCTGGGCGCCGGGAAGCTCGCCGAGGACGATCCGGCACCGGCGCCGCGTCCCGGGATGAACGCGATCGTGCACCTGCGGGTACGCGAGGCCGCCGACGCGGTGACCGTCCCCGCCTCGGCGGTGTTCTCCGCCGACGGCCGGGACGCTGTCTGGGTGGTCCGGGACGGAAAGGCGGACCGGGCAGCGGTGACCGTGGGCGTCCAGGGGGCCGACCTGGTGCAGATCCTCAACGGCGTGCAGGCGGGCGACCGGATCGTGGTGCGCGGCACCGACCAGGTGCGCGACGGCCAGGAGGTGCGGTGA
- a CDS encoding DUF2568 domain-containing protein, with the protein MIRALGLLLVFLLELAVLAIGARWGWSLDAPTAGRLLAAVGVPLLLAGLWGVLGSPRARVPLRPLAKHTFQACWFVLGGGMLALLGQPWLGLALVVVWAVVIILLRRAGRPA; encoded by the coding sequence GTGATCCGGGCACTCGGGCTGCTCCTGGTCTTCCTGCTGGAGTTGGCCGTGCTGGCCATCGGCGCCCGGTGGGGCTGGTCCCTGGACGCGCCCACCGCCGGCCGACTGCTCGCCGCCGTCGGCGTGCCGCTGCTGCTCGCCGGGCTCTGGGGCGTCCTCGGCTCACCGCGCGCCCGGGTGCCGCTACGCCCGCTGGCCAAGCACACCTTCCAGGCCTGCTGGTTCGTGTTGGGTGGCGGGATGCTCGCACTGCTCGGGCAGCCGTGGCTCGGCCTCGCCCTGGTCGTCGTCTGGGCGGTCGTCATCATCCTGCTCCGCCGCGCCGGCCGCCCGGCCTGA
- a CDS encoding TetR/AcrR family transcriptional regulator — translation MPRVGLNQQTVVREAARLADEVGLPQLTLAALASRLGVALPSLYKHVRGADALSQKLSALATTELATDLTTAAAGRAGGDALRAMADAYRGYAQRHPGRYPTTLRAPDPADPEHVVAGERAVGAIYAVLRGYGLTADDAVDATRALRSALHGFVSLEAAGGFGLPREVDRSYHQLVAGLDVAFRSWPRARRAVDQPDQP, via the coding sequence GTGCCTAGGGTCGGGCTCAACCAGCAGACCGTGGTGCGGGAGGCCGCCCGGCTGGCCGACGAGGTCGGCCTCCCGCAGCTCACCCTGGCCGCGCTCGCCAGCCGGCTCGGCGTGGCGCTGCCCAGCCTCTACAAGCACGTCCGAGGGGCCGACGCGCTGAGCCAGAAGCTCTCCGCGCTGGCCACCACCGAGTTGGCCACCGACCTGACCACCGCCGCCGCCGGCCGCGCCGGCGGGGACGCGCTACGGGCGATGGCCGATGCCTACCGCGGTTACGCCCAACGGCACCCCGGCCGTTACCCGACCACGCTGCGGGCGCCTGATCCGGCCGACCCCGAGCACGTGGTGGCGGGCGAGCGGGCGGTGGGCGCCATCTACGCGGTGCTGCGTGGGTACGGGCTGACCGCCGACGACGCGGTGGACGCCACCAGGGCGTTGCGCAGCGCCCTGCACGGGTTCGTGTCGCTGGAGGCGGCCGGTGGTTTCGGGCTGCCCCGCGAGGTCGACCGCTCGTACCACCAACTGGTCGCCGGTCTGGACGTCGCGTTCCGATCCTGGCCGCGCGCTCGTCGCGCCGTCGACCAGCCGGACCAGCCGTGA
- a CDS encoding alpha/beta fold hydrolase, with amino-acid sequence MTASQVQRDGGHIAYEVHGEGPLVVLSHGMGENRASYRHLVPLLVAAGYRVASVDVRGHGESSVGWPTYAPAEVGADLLAVIRDIDAGPAVLVGSSSSAAAVVFAAAEAPDLVSGIVQIGGFVSQPKLNPLMRMALAAVVRSPRLFGMFHKTLFPVHRPADDAAYRRSMVAKLREPGRMAATRGVAEPVEPHWTARAPQVRQPVLVLMGAKDPDFPDPGAEARAARRLFGTAEARMVEESGHYPHADRPQRTAEELLGFLKVCTGA; translated from the coding sequence ATGACAGCTAGCCAGGTGCAGCGGGACGGCGGACACATCGCGTACGAGGTGCACGGGGAAGGCCCGCTGGTCGTCCTCTCGCACGGCATGGGTGAGAACCGGGCGAGCTACCGGCACCTGGTGCCGCTGCTGGTCGCGGCCGGCTACCGGGTCGCCTCGGTCGACGTACGGGGGCACGGGGAGTCCAGCGTCGGCTGGCCCACGTACGCCCCGGCGGAGGTCGGCGCCGACCTGCTGGCCGTGATCCGCGACATCGACGCCGGCCCGGCCGTGCTGGTCGGCAGCTCGTCCAGCGCGGCGGCGGTGGTCTTCGCCGCGGCCGAGGCGCCCGACCTGGTCTCCGGCATCGTGCAGATCGGCGGGTTCGTCAGCCAGCCGAAGCTCAACCCGCTGATGCGGATGGCGCTGGCAGCGGTGGTGCGCAGCCCTCGACTGTTCGGGATGTTCCACAAGACGCTCTTCCCGGTGCACCGGCCCGCCGACGACGCGGCGTACCGCCGGTCGATGGTGGCCAAGCTGCGCGAGCCCGGCCGGATGGCCGCGACCCGCGGCGTGGCCGAGCCGGTCGAGCCGCACTGGACCGCCCGCGCCCCGCAGGTCCGGCAACCCGTGCTGGTGCTGATGGGTGCCAAGGACCCGGACTTCCCCGACCCGGGCGCCGAGGCACGGGCGGCCCGCCGGCTCTTCGGCACCGCCGAGGCGCGGATGGTCGAGGAGTCCGGGCACTACCCGCACGCCGACCGGCCGCAACGGACCGCCGAGGAGCTGCTCGGCTTCCTGAAGGTGTGCACCGGTGCCTAG
- a CDS encoding proline dehydrogenase family protein produces MLRSVILAASRSSQVERLVATAPYTRDVVRRFVAGAATDDALRATRELVDDGLAVTLDNLGEDTVTPEQATATRDEYLRLLKMLAGAGLTPAAEVSVKLSALGQMFDEQLAYDNARAICAAADTAGTTVTLDMEDHTTTDSTLEVLGKLRKDFPSTGAVLQAYLRRTESDCRELAYAGSRVRLCKGAYKEPESVAYQSAREVDKSYVRCMNILMSGDGYPMLATHDPRMIAIGEDRARWFDRGPERFEFQMLYGIRPEEQARLAGEGYTVRTYVPYGDEWYGYLMRRLAERPTNLVFFGRALISKK; encoded by the coding sequence ATGCTCCGTTCCGTCATCCTCGCCGCCTCCCGGTCATCCCAGGTCGAGCGGCTCGTCGCGACTGCCCCGTACACCCGGGACGTCGTCCGCCGGTTCGTCGCCGGCGCCGCCACCGACGACGCGTTGCGCGCGACCCGCGAACTCGTTGACGACGGTCTGGCGGTCACCCTCGACAACCTGGGTGAGGACACCGTCACCCCCGAGCAGGCCACGGCCACCCGGGACGAATACCTGCGGCTGCTGAAGATGCTCGCCGGGGCGGGGCTCACCCCGGCCGCCGAGGTGAGCGTGAAGCTCTCCGCTCTCGGCCAGATGTTCGACGAGCAGTTGGCGTACGACAACGCGCGGGCGATCTGCGCGGCGGCCGACACGGCGGGCACCACGGTCACCCTGGACATGGAGGACCACACCACCACCGACTCGACGCTGGAGGTGCTGGGCAAGCTGCGCAAGGACTTCCCGTCGACCGGCGCGGTGCTCCAGGCGTACCTGCGCCGGACCGAGTCGGACTGCCGGGAGCTGGCCTACGCCGGATCGCGGGTGCGGTTGTGCAAGGGCGCGTACAAGGAGCCGGAGTCGGTGGCGTACCAGTCCGCCCGCGAGGTGGACAAGTCCTACGTCCGCTGCATGAACATCCTGATGTCCGGCGACGGCTACCCGATGCTGGCCACCCACGACCCTCGGATGATCGCCATCGGTGAGGACCGGGCCCGCTGGTTCGACCGGGGGCCGGAGCGGTTCGAGTTCCAGATGCTCTACGGCATCCGCCCCGAGGAGCAGGCCCGGCTGGCCGGCGAGGGCTACACCGTGCGCACCTACGTCCCCTACGGCGACGAGTGGTACGGCTACCTGATGCGCCGGCTCGCCGAGCGCCCGACCAACCTGGTCTTCTTCGGCCGTGCCCTGATCTCCAAGAAGTAA